In Elstera cyanobacteriorum, the genomic stretch GCCATCGACGCCAGCCTGAAGCGGCTGCACACCGATTACGTCGATCTCTATCAAATCCACTGGCCGGATCGGGCGACCAATATGTTCGGGCAATTGGGCTATGTGCATACCCCGTCGCCCGACGCCGTGCCGATTGAAGATACCTTGGCGGCGCTGGCCGATTTGGTGACGGCTGGGAAAATCCGCGCGATTGGCCTGTCGAACGAAACCCCGTGGGGCGTGCATCGCTTTCTGCGTGCGGCAGAAACGCTGAACCTGCCGCGCGTCGTCTCGATCCAGAACCCCTATAGCTTGCTGAACCGGTCCTTCGAGGTCGGGCTTGCCGAAATGGCCATTCAGGAAGACGTTGGGCTGCTGGCCTATTCGCCGCTAGCGATGGGCGTGCTGGCCGGGAAATATTTCGATGGCGCCCGCCCCGCCGGGGCACGGCTGACGCTGTTCGACCGGTTTACCCGCTATTTCACCCCCCAGGCGGAACCGGCGGCGAAACTCTATGTCGATATTGCCCGCCGTCATGGCATTGATCCGGCCCATTTGGCGCTGGCCTATGTCAATAGCCGCCCGTTTGTGACCAGCAATATCATCGGCGCAACCACGCTGGAACAGCTTGAAACCAACATCGCCAGCGCCGCCGTGACGTTGTCGGATGAGGTCTTGGCAGAGATTGAGGCGGCGCATCAGATCCACCCCTATCCCTGCCCGTAAGCCTTAGTCCGGGGGCTTCGGCCCCCGGTTAAACGGTCTGCTTGACCTCGGCCACCGTCCCGCCGGTCAGCGCCGTCAGATCGACGGGGGTAAGGCGGAAGATGCTGGTCGGCGTTCCGGCGGCAGCCCAAAACTCAGTCATCGCCATAAGATCTGCATCGATCAGTACCAACCCCGGCTTGGCATGGCCGACCGGCGAGACGCCGCCGATGGCATAGCCCGTATGCTCCCGCACAAAGGCGGCGTCGGCGCGGGCGATGGGTTCGCCGATCACGGCCGTCACCTTGGCTTCATCGACCCGATTGGCACCGGAGGTGACGACTAGCACCGACCTGTCGGACGTCGGGGCGCGGAAAATCACCGATTTGGCAATCGCCGCGACGGCGCAGCCCAGGGCCTCGGCGGCTTCCTGGGCCGTGCGCGTCGGCTGATCGAACTCATAAACGGTGAAGGCGGGGCCGAGCAGCGCTTGCACGCGCAGGGCAGTCGGAGCAGTGGCGGGTTTCATACCCGTTAGATTAACAAATTCTCCCTAGGCCTCAAGCGGGGCCGCGCGCTTGAGCCGCCACCCGAACGAAACCCCAGCGACCGCCAGTAGGATCAGCCCGCCCCCCAAAAACTGGCTGGGGTGCAGCTTCTGGCCGAAGGCCCAATAATCCACCAGGATCGCCGCGATGGGATAGATGAAGGATAAAGCGGCGGTGGCGCTGGTCGGCAGGCGCTGTAAGGCGCTATAGAGCAATGTGTACATAATGCCGGTGTGGACGACGCCGAGCGTGATCAGCAAACCCCAGGGCAGCGGCGTCGTCGGCAGCTTATCCCAGGCCAGCAGCGGCGCCAGAACGAGCGTGCCGAGGACTAGTTGCACGCGCGCTAGGTGCTGCGGCGGGATGCCGGTCAACTGCTTGGTGATCAGGCTGAAAACGGCATAGAGAAACGCCGCGCCCAAGGCCAACGCGATACCGGACAGATAGGCGCCGGGTTCGATCAGAACGTCCGGTTCCACCTGCACGACCAGCAGCAGCCCGGCGAAGGCGGTGACCAGCCACAGAAGTTTCCAGAGCGGCAGGCGCTCGCGCCGCACCAGGGCTGCCAGTCCGACCAGCAAAAACGGCTGCACATTATAAGCGGCGGTCGCCATCGAGATGGAGGCGCGGCTGAAGGAGGCAAACAGCAGCAGCCAATTCCCCACCAGCGCCAACCCGCCAAGCAGCGCCAGCAGCAGGCTCGCGTGGGTCCAGACCGCGGGCGGCACCCGGCGCAACATCAGCGACAGAACGAGCGCGCCGATCAGGCAGCGGAAAAACACTACGGTCAGCGGCGGCTGATCCGACAGCAGCACCAGCCAGCCGATGGTGCCGGAAATCAGCATCGCGGCGATCATTTCGCCGGTGCCGCGACGGTCGAAGCGGTCCATGAGACACCCCCTCAGGTAAAAACTATTGATAGAATGACAGGGGCGGGGGCTGGTCTCTATGGGTGAAAATAGGCTATTATCCGTTAGTTCCTTTGATAGAAAGGAGATTAAGCAAAAATGCCTTCATTCATAGTTTCCGCGCTTGATGCGGTGGATCGGGCGCTGGTCGAAGCCCTGGCGGCGGATGCCCGCCAGCCGTTGAACGCTTTGGCGAAGCAGGTCGGCCTATCGGCGCCCAGCGTTTCCGACCGGCTGAAACGGCTGGAGGGGGCCGGGGTAATCCGGGGCTATACGGTCGATCTCGATCAAAAAGCCCTTGGGTATCGGCTGCAAGCCATTGTCCGCGTCAAGCCGCTACCGGGGCAGCTTCACATGGTTCAGCGCGCGCTGGAGGAGCAACCCTATGTGATCGAATGCGATAAGGTGACGGGCGACGATTGTTTCATCGTGCGCATCGTGCTGCGCGATATCGAGCAACTCGACGAGATTTTGGAGGGGCTAAGCGAGCGGGCGGAAACCAGCAGTGCCATCGTCAAAGCCTCCCCCGTGCCGCGCCGCCTGCCGCCGCTGGGCTGAGGTGCGCGCGCGGGGCTTGCCAAAGCGCGGGGGCTTGCCGACCATGTTTTCCCCAAGTTGACTGACAAGCGAGCACAGCATGACGGCCTATATTTTCCCCCCGGCGCCCCAGCCCTCGGTGGCCGTGACTGGCGAAACCGCGCGTTTTCCGGTGCGCCGTATTTTCTGCGTCGGCCGCAATTACGCCGAGCACGCCCGCGAGATGGGGCATAACCCAGAGCGGGAAGCGCCCTTCTTCTTCTCCAAGCCCGCCGATGCAGTCGTCGAGAGCGGGGCAAGCATCCCCTATCCGCCGGAAACCCGGAATCTGCACCATGAAATCGAGCTTGTGGTCGCCATCGGTCACGGCGGGGCGGCTATTCCGGCAGAAACGGCCCTGGATCATGTCTACGGCTATGGCGTCGGCATCGATCTAACCCGTCGCGACCTGCAAGGCGTCGCCAAGGCGGCGGGGCGGCCCTGGGATCTCGCCAAGGGTTTCGATCTCTCGGCGCCGGTCGGGCCGATCACGCCGGTTGCCGCTGGGGCACAAGGGGCCAAAGGTCGGATTTGGCTGGCGGTGAATGGCGTTGAAAAGCAAAGTGGTGATCTCGTGGATATGATCTGGCCGGTGGCCGATGTGATCGCCTTCCTCTCCCGCTCCGTCACCTTGGCGCCGGGCGATCTGATCATGACCGGTACGCCTGCCGGGGTTGGCCCGCTGGTGCCGGGCGATGTGGTGACGGGCGGCATTGACGGTTTGGGCGATATTCAACTGACGATCCAACCCGCCTGATCCAGACCCAGAAATAAATAACCCCCGAGGCGCAACCCGGGGGTTATTCATGTTTGCAAGCAGGATCTAAGGCGGTCCTCCGGTCAGATCGCATGACCGGCCCTGATAGGACAGAGGCAATGTCGCTTAGCAGGTTTTTTCATCATAGGGGGTGAGTCTTAACAAAACAATAGGATTAAGCGGAAAACCCCAGGGGCGGCATTTTTTTCCCGTTCCAATTGGACGGCGTACCGACTACCTTACCGGCAGGTGTCAGGGCAGTACACACTAAGACGTGCCTGTCTTACTGACACGAGATAGGCCAGTCCGCAAGTGTTTTGTATGACAGGGGCGGCTGGTGGTTCGGTCTTGCTGAGGGATTTGTGACAATGGCCATCCCCTTTTTCGATGAAGCGTATTACCTGCGCATGAATAAGGATGTCGCGGCGGCAGTTGCCCGGGGCGCGACGACGGCCGAAGAGCATTTCCAAAAGTTTGGCGCGGCAGAAAAGCGCAATCCGAACGGCTATTTCGACGCAAATTTCTATTTGTCGAAATATTCTGACGTGGCAACGTCTGTCAGTGCAAAAAAAATGACCGCCTATGATCATTTTATCAATTTTGGTATCAAGGAGGCGCGTGATCCAAGTGCGTTCTTCGATACGAACTATTATTTGAAGCATAATCCCGATGTTGCGGTCCTCGTGTATCGCAACGAAATTACGCCGTTCGAGCATTTTGCCCGCGCTGGCACTGTAATCGGGCGGACACCCAGCCCCTACTTCGAGCAAACGTCTTACCTAGCGGCCAATCCCGATGTTCAGGCGGCGGTCGCGCGCGGTAGTTTTATCAGCGCCTATGACCATTTCGTCAATTACGGGATTGCTGAAGGGCGCAGCTTGGGCAATGGCATCAACTTAGCCTCCTTTAAAGCCGATAAAACCTTCACCGATGCGATTTTCGCCGGAAAATTTTCAGCGGCCTATGCGCGCGTTGTACAGATGGCGCCGTTTCTCGGGACGTTTACCCTGCCCTCGGACTCGGGGGTCGATGTGTCGAAGTTGACGATTCCGACGGATTTCACGCCCGTGGCGGGGGCGCTTTTGTATATTCCCGTCGGTCTGGATACGACGGGTAAGACCATTCCTGCCTACTACGTCAGCGCAAATTCGCCGAAAATCGCGTCCTCGGTTCCGGCAGACAATGCTAGCGGTGCAGACCCGAAGGCCGATCTGACGATTACCTTTAATAAGGAAGTGTCGTTGGGGGCGAGCGGGTCTCTCTACCTTTATAAAGCCGATGGAACGCTGGTGGAGGTTTTCACGGTCAAATCGTCGGCGGTCAAAGTGGCGACGACGAAGCTAACGATCAATCCGACCGATGATCTCGCGGCGAACGGTTCTTATTACGTTAAAATGGACGCCGGGTTTGTGAAGGATAAGGACGGTAATAATTTTGCCGGGATTTCCGACACGACGACGCTGAACTTTAGCACCGGGACGAATTTCACCATCACCAATACCGGTGGTCAGATCGTCGCCACGGGCGTTGCGACCGCCCTGGTGGAAGCTGATTTGGGAACCCAGAAGATCAGCGGAGCAGACATCGGCGGCAATCCATCGAATAATATCGACCTGTCTGGTGTTTTGAGCTTCGGATCGAAAATTGTCGGGAACGCCAGCGATAATGTGATTATCGCGACCCGTTACTCCGATACGATCACGGGTGGTGAGGGCTTCGATACGATTACCGGCGGGGCGGGGAGTAATGTCTTCGTCTTCAATAATTCGGCGACGAAGGATGCTTCGGCCACGAAGTTCGATACGATCACCGATTGGCGGGCGGGGACGGATAATCGCCTCGATTTTTCGGCAGACCTGATCATCAAGACGACGCCAGACGTGGCGGGCGAAGTTGCCTCAGTCTCTGCGAAGGGTCTCGTCACTTTCAATGCTGGCGATACCACCCTCGCGCAGCATATCGCGGCCGTTGCCGATGCGTATAGTACGGCGAATGCGACCGTGATTTGGCAGGAGGGCGGTGATGCCTTCGTGTTCATTAGCGACGGTACAGCAGGCCTCTCCACCAACGATGTGGTGATCAAGCTCACCGGGGTAACCGCTGGCAGCGGCATAACGATTGCCGGGGGCGATATAACGTTGATCGGTTGAGGCGCGTGGCAAAAATACGCCACCTGTCACAAATCCGTTCGGCAGAGAGTTGTCTCGACTTCCTAATCTCTGTTAGGCTTACGGCCCTGACAATGGAGGCTCGTTGATCCGTGAACTATAACGGTCTGGCCAAAATCATTCCCTTTACGCCGCGCCCGCAGGTTCGCGTTGGTCCGCCCTGGACGACGACTGAGCTTGGCGAGCTGTTTCGGGTTGCGCATGTGTTGCGCCAATCAGGGATGACGATCGAGACCGATATGGGCCTATCGGACGAGGGCGATCCCTGGTTCGTTTTCTACAGCGTCCAGTCGGAAGATGTGATTGCCCATTTCGCCCGCATCAATGGCGAGATCGTAGTGCATGGCCTATCGTCCGGTGGCGTGGTCAGCGGCGTCAATCTCCATGATGTCGTGCGCCAGTTGCAGCCCGTGCAGACGATGGAACGTCAGCAGACGTCGCAGACGGATCGGTCCGTGGTGCTGCATCCGTTTATGCTGCTTGTCGCTTTTGTTGCGGCTTCCTTCCTAGCGACTGAGGAAAGTCAAGCGGCGACCCCGGTCGAAAAAACTGCGGCGAAGGCCGAGGCGGCAGGTGATGCAGCGGCCAAGGCCAAAGCCGACTGGATCGACCGGGCCATGACCTTGCTCTACAGCAAGGCGAAGGATCGGGGCGATGGTGGGATGGATTTGCCGTCGTCGCGCAAGATGGTCGCCGGCGATACGCTCCAACATTCGATGGCCCTGGTTATGCTGGCGGCCGCGATCTCTCAGGCGCAGGCGGACGTTTTTTCGTCCGAGGATGGGCTGGGCCTCGACGCTGGACCCGATTTGAAAATCGCGCCGGAAGCGCATAAGCTAGTGGCTGATGTTGCCGTAGTGGATGCTGCGGGGTCAGATGATCTTGGTATTCTGACGGCCTCTCAGGGAACGACGGCACCATCACAACCCGAAAATCATAGCTATTCCGATACGATTACACCCTTGCTGGGGGCGGATGCGGTCGGTTGGAACAGTCAAACTGTACCGACCGGGGGCGTGTCGAATGCCCTTATGGCGCCAGCAGCTCCCTTGCTCGTTCTACAGGCTGATAGCTCGGTTGGTGCGCCCGCACTACTATCGTCGGGCCAGGATCATGTTTCCCTACCAGAAATCGTTCCGGTGGTGACGTCAACGCCGGTTGCAAACGCCCCTGCAGCGACAGCCGGGGCGAAGCCCGCGACGGCTGTTGCGCCGACGACCGTGACGGCGGCAACCAGCCTAGATATCACTCTTGAAGGCGGCGCCCTCCAGTTCCATCAAAATAACGTGGATCTGCGATTGATCGATGTGGTTGCAACGCAACTGGATCAGGCTGAGGTTGTTGACCAATCGGGCGTGATAACGCTAGGTGGTCCTGCGGTGGTGGTTCCGGCCGTCAAAAATATCGTCTTGACCACTGCGCAAGAAAATGTGCTGGTCGAAACGGGGGATACCCGGATCAAGAATTTCGATTTTGGTGTCGATCTTTTGGTGATCAACGATCCGACGTTGCTGGTAAAGCAGCCGGATGTGATCTTCACTACGGCGGGCGATATCATCATTCAATTCAACGAAACGACGCGGGTTGTGCTGTTGGGCGTGTTCCAACCGTCGCAAATGGTCGCCGGTGTCGCGTCGGTTGACAGCATCTAAGGGCTGCCGCCCCATTGGGCGGGGCGGTTGACCATCTTATGAAACTTTTGTTCGTTCATCAGAATTTCCCGGGCCAGTTTAAAGCGCTGGCACCGGCCCTGGCTTCTATGAGCGGTGTTTCCGTCGCGGCGCTGTCGATGCAGGCGGGCAAGCAGTTTCCGGGCATCGCGGCTTTTGCGCATGCGCCGTCGCATGGGTCGACCCCGAATCTTCCCCCTTCTGTCAGCGATTTTGAAGCCAAGATGCTGCGGGCAACCTCTGCTGCGCGCATGGCACAGGCGATGCAAAAAGACGGGTTTACGCCCGATGTGATCATCGGCCATCCCGGGTGGGGGGAGACCCTCTTGCTGGGTGAGGTTTGGCCGAACGCCCGGCAACTGCACTTCCTTGAGTTTTTTTACCACAGCCGGGGTGGGGATACCGAGTTCGATCCCGAATTCAGCAACCCGAGTCTCGATAATTACATTCGCATCGTCAGCAAGCAGCCCGCGCCGCTGTGGGCCTTGCATCAAATGGATTGGGGCCTATCGCCGACCGAGTGGCAAAAGCAAACCTACCCGGAGCGCGAGTGGCCGCGCATGACCGTGATCCATGATGGCGTCGATACGCACACTATCAGGGCGAACCCGGAGATTCGTCTTACGCTTCAGGAGAAGGGGATCGCCCTTAAGGCGGGCGATCCGGTGATCACCTTCGTCAATCGCAACCTCGAACCCTATCGCGGTTACCATATTTTCATGCGGGCGCTGCCGGAGATTCTGGAAAAGCACCCGACGGCGCATGTGCTGATCGTTGGCGGCGATGGGGTCAGCTATGGCGCGCCGCCGCCGCCGGGCGGCCCCTCGTGGAAGCAACGCTTCTTAAACGAGGTTGCGGATCGGATTGACCGGAACCGGGTGCATTTTCTCGGCAATCTTCCTTACAATACCTTTATCGGCCTGCTGCAACTCTCGGCGGTTCACGTCTATCTCACCTACCCGTTCGTTCTTTCCTGGTCGCTGATGGAGGCGATGGCTTGCGAATGCCTGATCATCGGTTCGCGCACGGCCCCAGTGATGGAAGTGGTCGAAGACGGTCAGACCGGCGTGCTCGTTGATTTTTTCGATCCGCAAGCCTTGGCCGCCGCCGTTCTGGATGGATTGGCGCGGCCCGATTTCTATCGGCCAATGCGCCAAGCGGCGCGGCGCAAGATCATTGAAAAATATGATCTTAACACCGTGTGTCTTCCGGCTCAAATCGAGCTCGTTCGTGCGGTCGCGGCAAAGACCCGCAGATAAACCCGCGTTTTCGCGCAGGCGCCATGCGGGCAATTACTCAGGCAAAGCCTTGTATTAAGGGCAGTTTTTCCCATCTATACGCCTGCCTTATTCAACAGGTGACCGAAAGGGTTCTGCTTGCGCACGGCTGTTCGCCATGTCAGGTTGACCCCATTCGCTTTGTCGATTAAGTCTTACGCGCCGCACAATATACAGTAACTTGTTAACGGTCTGCCGCGCTGCCTATTGCAGGGGCGTCGCTCGTCGTTGCAGGCAAGGCGAGAAGGAGTGCGCCTAGGTGTCTCAAGGTAAAAACGATACGGCGAAGGTCAGCGCGCTGAAGCGCGCGTTGCGTACCTGCCGCGGGGCTTTTTGGGCCACGGCGGGGTTCAGCTTCGTCATCAATCTGCTCATGTTCGTGCAACCGCTGTACATGTTGCAGGTTTACGACCGGGTGCTGGTCAGCCGCAGCGAATCGACGCTGGTGTTCCTCACGATTATCGCCGGTGCCATGCTGCTGATGATGGCACTGCTCGAGCTGGTTCGCTCTCGCGTGCTGGTTCGTGTCGGGGCCCATTTGGACCGACAGTTAAGCCATAAGGTTTTTCGCGCTGTCTTTACTCCCGGAAGCCGCCCGAGCGGTGGCGCCCAGGCGCTCGGGGATCTCAATACGGTCCGGGAATTTCTCACGGGGTCCGGTTTTATCTCCTTCTGCGATGCACCGTGGGCTCCGATCTTTTTGGTCATCGCCTTTCTCATTCATCCCTGGCTCGGCGTTCTCAGCGTCGTATCGATGCTCATTCTCGTTTTCCTGGCAGTCTTGAACGAAATTTCGACCCGGAAGACACTTCAAGACGCCGGGAAAATGTCGATGGCGGCCAGCCAGTATGCCCAAAACAGCATGCGAAGTGCCGAGGCCCTTCAGGCGATGGGCATGATGCCGGGGATTGCTGCGCGCTGGTCGCGCAAGCATGGCCGAATGCTGGAACTGCAAGCCTTGGCTAGTGATCGCGCCGGGGTGATCGTCGGTCTCAGCAAGTTCACCCGCATCTTCGTGCAGGTGATGGTGCTGGGGTTGGGGGCCTATTTGTCGATCGAAAATCTGATCACCGGCGGGATGATTATCGCCTGTTCCATCATCCTTGGCCGCGCGCTGCAGCCGGTGGAAATGGTGATCGGCCAGTGGAAATTCCTGGTGAATGCCCGCGCCGCCTATGGTCGACTCAACGATATGCTTAGCGCGGCGCCGCAAGATCACAACAGCATGCCGCTGCCGCGCCCGGAAGGCCGCTTGACGGTGGAACGCGCGGTTGCGATGCAGCCGGGGACGCAGGTTGCCATCTTGAAGGGTGTCTCTTTCGCGCTCGAGCCGGGTGAAGTGCTGGGCGTTATCGGCCCGAGTGCTGCCGGGAAATCGACCTTAGCGCGGGTTCTGATCGGGATTTGGCCGGTCGTTGCTGGGGCGGTGCGCTTGGACGGGGTGGATATCCATCAATGGTCGCGTGAAGAAGTGGGGCCGCATCTCGGGTATCTGCCGCAGGATGTGGCGCTATTCGACGGGACGATTGCCGAAAATATCGCCCGCTTTGGCACGGTTGACTCGCTCGCCGTCATCGAGGCGGCCCAAAAAGCGGGTGTGCACGAGATGATCCTCGGGTTCCCCAATGGCTACGATACGATCATTGGGGATGGTGGCCATGTGCTGTCCGGTGGTCAGCGTCAGCGGATCGGGTTGGCCCGTGCCCTCTACGGGCGCCCCGC encodes the following:
- a CDS encoding NADP(H)-dependent aldo-keto reductase — its product is MELRRLGRTDVQVSLICLGTMTWGEQNTEAEAHAQLDFALDRGINFIDTAEMYPVPPRAETQGRTEAFIGTWLAKRPAVRDKIVLATKVAGGGRAMPHVRGENRKLDRANINAAIDASLKRLHTDYVDLYQIHWPDRATNMFGQLGYVHTPSPDAVPIEDTLAALADLVTAGKIRAIGLSNETPWGVHRFLRAAETLNLPRVVSIQNPYSLLNRSFEVGLAEMAIQEDVGLLAYSPLAMGVLAGKYFDGARPAGARLTLFDRFTRYFTPQAEPAAKLYVDIARRHGIDPAHLALAYVNSRPFVTSNIIGATTLEQLETNIASAAVTLSDEVLAEIEAAHQIHPYPCP
- a CDS encoding YbaK/EbsC family protein gives rise to the protein MKPATAPTALRVQALLGPAFTVYEFDQPTRTAQEAAEALGCAVAAIAKSVIFRAPTSDRSVLVVTSGANRVDEAKVTAVIGEPIARADAAFVREHTGYAIGGVSPVGHAKPGLVLIDADLMAMTEFWAAAGTPTSIFRLTPVDLTALTGGTVAEVKQTV
- a CDS encoding DMT family transporter produces the protein MDRFDRRGTGEMIAAMLISGTIGWLVLLSDQPPLTVVFFRCLIGALVLSLMLRRVPPAVWTHASLLLALLGGLALVGNWLLLFASFSRASISMATAAYNVQPFLLVGLAALVRRERLPLWKLLWLVTAFAGLLLVVQVEPDVLIEPGAYLSGIALALGAAFLYAVFSLITKQLTGIPPQHLARVQLVLGTLVLAPLLAWDKLPTTPLPWGLLITLGVVHTGIMYTLLYSALQRLPTSATAALSFIYPIAAILVDYWAFGQKLHPSQFLGGGLILLAVAGVSFGWRLKRAAPLEA
- a CDS encoding Lrp/AsnC family transcriptional regulator → MPSFIVSALDAVDRALVEALAADARQPLNALAKQVGLSAPSVSDRLKRLEGAGVIRGYTVDLDQKALGYRLQAIVRVKPLPGQLHMVQRALEEQPYVIECDKVTGDDCFIVRIVLRDIEQLDEILEGLSERAETSSAIVKASPVPRRLPPLG
- a CDS encoding fumarylacetoacetate hydrolase family protein; protein product: MTAYIFPPAPQPSVAVTGETARFPVRRIFCVGRNYAEHAREMGHNPEREAPFFFSKPADAVVESGASIPYPPETRNLHHEIELVVAIGHGGAAIPAETALDHVYGYGVGIDLTRRDLQGVAKAAGRPWDLAKGFDLSAPVGPITPVAAGAQGAKGRIWLAVNGVEKQSGDLVDMIWPVADVIAFLSRSVTLAPGDLIMTGTPAGVGPLVPGDVVTGGIDGLGDIQLTIQPA
- a CDS encoding Ig-like domain-containing protein — translated: MAIPFFDEAYYLRMNKDVAAAVARGATTAEEHFQKFGAAEKRNPNGYFDANFYLSKYSDVATSVSAKKMTAYDHFINFGIKEARDPSAFFDTNYYLKHNPDVAVLVYRNEITPFEHFARAGTVIGRTPSPYFEQTSYLAANPDVQAAVARGSFISAYDHFVNYGIAEGRSLGNGINLASFKADKTFTDAIFAGKFSAAYARVVQMAPFLGTFTLPSDSGVDVSKLTIPTDFTPVAGALLYIPVGLDTTGKTIPAYYVSANSPKIASSVPADNASGADPKADLTITFNKEVSLGASGSLYLYKADGTLVEVFTVKSSAVKVATTKLTINPTDDLAANGSYYVKMDAGFVKDKDGNNFAGISDTTTLNFSTGTNFTITNTGGQIVATGVATALVEADLGTQKISGADIGGNPSNNIDLSGVLSFGSKIVGNASDNVIIATRYSDTITGGEGFDTITGGAGSNVFVFNNSATKDASATKFDTITDWRAGTDNRLDFSADLIIKTTPDVAGEVASVSAKGLVTFNAGDTTLAQHIAAVADAYSTANATVIWQEGGDAFVFISDGTAGLSTNDVVIKLTGVTAGSGITIAGGDITLIG
- a CDS encoding glycosyltransferase, giving the protein MKLLFVHQNFPGQFKALAPALASMSGVSVAALSMQAGKQFPGIAAFAHAPSHGSTPNLPPSVSDFEAKMLRATSAARMAQAMQKDGFTPDVIIGHPGWGETLLLGEVWPNARQLHFLEFFYHSRGGDTEFDPEFSNPSLDNYIRIVSKQPAPLWALHQMDWGLSPTEWQKQTYPEREWPRMTVIHDGVDTHTIRANPEIRLTLQEKGIALKAGDPVITFVNRNLEPYRGYHIFMRALPEILEKHPTAHVLIVGGDGVSYGAPPPPGGPSWKQRFLNEVADRIDRNRVHFLGNLPYNTFIGLLQLSAVHVYLTYPFVLSWSLMEAMACECLIIGSRTAPVMEVVEDGQTGVLVDFFDPQALAAAVLDGLARPDFYRPMRQAARRKIIEKYDLNTVCLPAQIELVRAVAAKTRR
- a CDS encoding type I secretion system permease/ATPase; this translates as MSQGKNDTAKVSALKRALRTCRGAFWATAGFSFVINLLMFVQPLYMLQVYDRVLVSRSESTLVFLTIIAGAMLLMMALLELVRSRVLVRVGAHLDRQLSHKVFRAVFTPGSRPSGGAQALGDLNTVREFLTGSGFISFCDAPWAPIFLVIAFLIHPWLGVLSVVSMLILVFLAVLNEISTRKTLQDAGKMSMAASQYAQNSMRSAEALQAMGMMPGIAARWSRKHGRMLELQALASDRAGVIVGLSKFTRIFVQVMVLGLGAYLSIENLITGGMIIACSIILGRALQPVEMVIGQWKFLVNARAAYGRLNDMLSAAPQDHNSMPLPRPEGRLTVERAVAMQPGTQVAILKGVSFALEPGEVLGVIGPSAAGKSTLARVLIGIWPVVAGAVRLDGVDIHQWSREEVGPHLGYLPQDVALFDGTIAENIARFGTVDSLAVIEAAQKAGVHEMILGFPNGYDTIIGDGGHVLSGGQRQRIGLARALYGRPAFVLLDEPNSNLDSTGEEALMRAIHQMRQEKTTVVVISHRMNILTGVDKIMLLTEGQVAQFGPRDQVISQLTRPVPPPQPQAQQQPRPAAPPTVTPLQPAAAAGTPPAPGNGPAATDGQERKTT